ATAAGCTAAGTTGGTCAGCGGAACGACCCTTAGACGATAAGGCCAATACACATTTATGGTTATTTAAACAAGCTAAAAAAATATTAGCCAAAGAAAATCGTGGCGAGTATAAAGAACTACTTGAGATGCTACAAACATATTATAAAGAAGTTGCTCAAGGTATATTTGATGCTGACCATAAAAATCCGTATTACGATTGCAGTACGTTTGTATCGCATTTTTATAACCCAACTAAAGATAATACTTATTTACCAGGTTTTAAAAATGCAAAACAGACCGGCGCTAAATATTTTAAACAAGCTTTGCAAGATTATAAAGAAGAGAAGCTCAATACAGCTTTCTACAAATTAGGTTTGTCCATTCATTATTTTACTGACATCAGCCAACCAATGCATGCAAACAACTTTACTGCAGTTTCGAACCCAATAGGATTTCACTCTGTTTATGAAGGTTATGTAGATTCAATTAAATGTAGCTATCAAGC
The nucleotide sequence above comes from Listeria ivanovii subsp. londoniensis. Encoded proteins:
- a CDS encoding phospholipase C — its product is MRINKISLGIYVFIFALAASLSMNAKACSDEYMMQPQTPNIEHKLPHKLSWSAERPLDDKANTHLWLFKQAKKILAKENRGEYKELLEMLQTYYKEVAQGIFDADHKNPYYDCSTFVSHFYNPTKDNTYLPGFKNAKQTGAKYFKQALQDYKEEKLNTAFYKLGLSIHYFTDISQPMHANNFTAVSNPIGFHSVYEGYVDSIKCSYQATESMEVRKFFADTPEEWLRENAKRAKADYDKIVNANTKKSYLEGNSKWKKDIDKPTGERLQDSMQTLAGFIDFWYKKANQ